In one Sander lucioperca isolate FBNREF2018 chromosome 7, SLUC_FBN_1.2, whole genome shotgun sequence genomic region, the following are encoded:
- the LOC118495482 gene encoding uncharacterized protein LOC118495482 produces MAAVTELSFLLFALINYIHAQEQIIIRQKGHPYTFFLPENTNSCLISRSVGEEKLVLWNTSDLWSNSSSVPEHLKQRLDSDVDTSSYTILNLTHSDSGPYREECWTEGNVTHDNNITITVCTTLTHGIAISARLGEPVDLPCEGAADNLDVQWLKQDSRYEQETWSRVFGDNTTSVMDNDRGRYQVVTNTSALRVSNVTTTDFTEYNCLVMNQQQCVSSYSVELILHYKMIYRSVEETAVLPCTITDSTDEQPPRWSKRISGQELHNQTDPSVDQNYSLVFSSLMLNHSGWYSCKASRIEQHYLLAVCPKFGPPAVELFSEGEEVTLRCRDWGKGGDHDWFIKSNRTEGRIFSVRSDQRMSRVSWYDNGSLVISNISVGDAGEYWCVVYDYDYQCVSTERTVLVWL; encoded by the exons atggctgcagtcacagagctctccttcctgctgtttgctctcatcaactACATCCATGCACAAGAACAGATCATCATCCGACAGAAAGGACACCCTTACACCTTCTTCCTCCCCGAGaacaccaactcctgcctgatctccagatctgttggtgaggagaagcttgtcctgtggaacacctctgacctctggtccaacagctcctcagtacCTGAACACCTGAAACAACGACTTGACAGCGATGTGGAtacttcttcttacaccatcctcaacctgacccattcagactccggcccgtaccgagaggagtgttggactgagggcaacgtgacgcATGACAACAACATCACAATTACTGTTTGTACTACTTTGACACATGGGATAGCTATCTCAGCGAGACTTGGAGAACCAGTGGACCTGCcatgtgagggagcagctgataatctggatgtccagtggctcaaacaggactctagatatgagcaagaaacatggagcagagtttttggggacaatacgacatcagtgatggacaatgatagaggaagataccaagtggtgacaaacacatcagctcttcgtgTTTCCAACGTCACAACAACAGACTTTACAGAGTACAActgtctggtgatgaaccaacagcagtgtgttagcagttacTCTGTAGAGTTGATCCTACATTATAAGATGATCTACCGCTCAGTGGAAGagaccgctgtgttgccgtgcactatcactgactccactgatgaacagcccccacGTTGGTCTAAACGGATCTCTGGCCAAGAACTACACAACCAGACTGAtccttcagtagaccaaaactactcgctggtgttttcatctctaatgttaaatcactcaggttGGTACTCCTGTAAAGCCTCTAGGATAGAGCAACATTATTTGCTGGCGGTGTGCCCCAAATTtggcccccctgctgtagagctcttctcagagggagaagaagtcactctcagatgcagagATTGGGGAAAGGGTGGGGACCATGATTGGTTTATCAAGTCGaaccgaacagagggaagaatctttaGTGTAAGGTCTGATCAGAGAATGAGCAGAGTGAGCTGGTATGATAATGGGAGTctggttatctctaatatctcagtgggaGACGCAGGAGAGTACTGGTGTGTAGTTTATGATTATGATTATCAGtgtgtgtcaacagagagaactgtgttagtg tggctttaa